Genomic DNA from Leptospira venezuelensis:
AAGTAAAGAATGTAAGGCCGTATAGAAAGGAAGCAGCTCATATACCATCTTATTATGGTAATAGAAAACCATAATTTGAGGGAGCAAGATAGGACATAGGATCAAAGTATCTAAAATTAAAGCATAAACTCTTCTGCTCAAACTAGCATATGCCAAATGTTTCTCTTCTATATTAATTTTTTCAAATATACTCTTCATCTGTAAGCAATTATAGTGTATTTCTAAAATGAAAAACGAACCATCTTAGTTCTTTGCCACTTTCGCAAAGATAGAACCCGTCTTTATGAGCTACAACAGAAGGATTCTTAGAAATTTCCGCCCAAAAACCTTTAGAACAAGGCTCCCACCAGTCCGGCTTACAATTTCCCTGGTCAAAATTTTCCGGCCAATCGCTCGGATAAGAATCGAATCTGTGATTTAAACCTGGATGATTTTTAAATCTTTCCAGAATCGTTTTCCTAAACTCGGAACCTTCTATCTTGTATTTTGAAAAAACAATCCAAGATTCTCTAAATCCGCACCGTTTTATAAAGTAATCTGATACACCGTTGGGAATTCCCAGGATCCCGAACTTTTCCGCCTGGGCTTGCGTTAGACCCTTAAATTCAAAACGATCCGTAAAGACATGATCCTCAGAACCAGTCCGAGAGAAAAAATATAAAGAAATCCCAAAGACAATAAGTATAACAGCAATACCGCACGTTAGTAAAATTTTGGAAATGGAATATTTCGTCATTTTTTTCGCCGGGATCGGATCGGCCGAATCTTAACGGTAGAATATGAAAACCAAAAGCAAGGAATCAAGGAGAATTTAGAAAAGCATGCTTACACGCTTCTTCCAATCCGGAATGTATTTCCTTCTGATATAAGCCTCTCAGTATATCGGAATAAAACCTGGGATCTCTCTGACCCTTCTCAACCAAGAATTCAGGTTTGGAAAATTTGAAAGTGGAAAATGACCTTCTTCCGCCACATGTGTATATGCAAAGAGAGAGATATCAGCAATGCTGGGTCTTTCAGAACCGAAGAATCGATTTTTGGCAAGATGGTCATCCATAATCTTAAGAGCATCAAGACCCTTAGTATGATTACTTGGAATTTTAGGATCATCCTTTTTATTTTGAAAATGTATCAGCCAACGATTCACTGCGATATAAGGCTCATGGCTATACTGTTCAAAAAACATCCATTGTAGAATCCTTGATTGGTCCAACAAGTCGTTCGGGAAGAAGTTAGTTTCTTTTGCTAAGAAATATAAGATGGCATTCGATTCCGAAAGAAATTCTCCAGAGTCTAGCTCCAAAAGAGGGACTTTACCCACTGGGTTCTTAAGAAGAAATTCCTTTGTTTTAGTCTCACCTTTCCTGGTATCAGTTTCAATCCATTCATAAGGAATTTTCAAAATATGTAATAATAATTTAATTTTATAACAATTCCCAGAAACGGAAGTACCGTAAACCTTCATGTTTAGTCTCTTTCAATTTAAGATCTCACGAATTTAAACGTTAAGCGAAGATCCGCAATGAAAAAATTACTTAGAAACTTTTAACAATTCTAAAGTCCGTTGCAGACTTTCTTTTCCTCCCCAGGATTGATGACCCGGAACTAAAATAGAAATTTTCGGAAATATTCTTTCTAATCTGTGAATTGTTTTAGGCCACTCCATAAGATCCGCATCTTTAATGTTGCCGATCTCATTTGATTCTATACTTTTAACCAAACAACCACCGAATAAAATTTTAGATTCTGGAAGCCATACAACCAAATTGTCTTTAGAATGACCTGCTCCAAGGAAGAAAGTCTCTATCTTAGTTTTACCAAACAATAGAAGTTCCTTATCTTTTAAGGATTTTTCAGGAAGAGACTTACCTTCTTCTTTTAAAAAAGAAATAGTTCGTTTACCTGCATAAGAAGGAATATTTAGTTTTTTCAATACTTCTATTCCTCCGGCTCTGTCCTCATGAAAATGAGTGATAATAACAGCAATCACAGGCTTTTTCAGATTATTGGAAACCCAATCCAAAAGCTGAGAAGTTTGCTCTTCTCCCCAAGCAGTGTCTATTAGAATGACACCTTCTGTCGTATCGATTGCAAGCCCGTTAGAAGGAAAGTAACCTTCTTTTAGAAGTTTATAAGAAGTGTGCACATAGATATTTTTTCTTATCTCTGAAACCTGAATCTTTGGCTCTTCCGCATGAATGGAAATGGAGAATACAATTAATAAAAAGA
This window encodes:
- the bla gene encoding subclass B1 metallo-beta-lactamase, with amino-acid sequence MKYIIFLLIVFSISIHAEEPKIQVSEIRKNIYVHTSYKLLKEGYFPSNGLAIDTTEGVILIDTAWGEEQTSQLLDWVSNNLKKPVIAVIITHFHEDRAGGIEVLKKLNIPSYAGKRTISFLKEEGKSLPEKSLKDKELLLFGKTKIETFFLGAGHSKDNLVVWLPESKILFGGCLVKSIESNEIGNIKDADLMEWPKTIHRLERIFPKISILVPGHQSWGGKESLQRTLELLKVSK
- a CDS encoding glutathione S-transferase family protein, which gives rise to MKVYGTSVSGNCYKIKLLLHILKIPYEWIETDTRKGETKTKEFLLKNPVGKVPLLELDSGEFLSESNAILYFLAKETNFFPNDLLDQSRILQWMFFEQYSHEPYIAVNRWLIHFQNKKDDPKIPSNHTKGLDALKIMDDHLAKNRFFGSERPSIADISLFAYTHVAEEGHFPLSNFPNLNSWLRRVREIPGFIPIY